ATACGAGACCAGTGTATAGAATAAAGCTTTTTTTATACATATTCACACCCAACTTTCTTTAGAGATATGTAAGAGGCTGTCAAAAGACAACCCCTTGTATATCGGGAAATACATATCATACGAGTATTATGAGGTGTTTATTACTGTTTATATTGCGGCTCTTCTTGCTCGATTTGTGTCATTCTTGGTTCAACGGTTTGCAGTATGTTCATTGTTTGTTGTGCTGCATTTTGATAGACCTGTTTTGCCTGTTTATTTTCAGTTTGAAGCGCAAATTGTTCAAAGCTTGCTTGTGCACTTCGTAAACCAGCTATTGTTTGTTTTACTTGACTTGCTACTGTCACCTAAATCCCTCCTCGAGTATACTTACACTATTTATGGTGAATTAAAATGGGGGTTAATATACTTTGTATTTATTTCCATTTACAGTTAAAATAAGTAAATAATGCTATTTTTGAAACATTTAAGTCGGTTCATTCGTCCTATATAGTGGGAGTTCTTTTGAGGGAGGAGGGGCAGAAATAAAAAAGGTTATTGTCTTTATTAGTATTTTATTAATAG
This region of Oceanobacillus sp. FSL K6-2867 genomic DNA includes:
- a CDS encoding DUF1657 domain-containing protein, with amino-acid sequence MTVASQVKQTIAGLRSAQASFEQFALQTENKQAKQVYQNAAQQTMNILQTVEPRMTQIEQEEPQYKQ